One Candidatus Atelocyanobacterium thalassa isolate ALOHA genomic window, TCTACAAAGCTAGAGGACTCGAAATAGGTAAATCTTTAGTTGAAGACGAGAAGTTAGATTTAGCAAGATTTTTAGAGATAAAAGCTAAAGAAAAAGGCGTAGAATTGATAATACCAACTGATATAGTTATGGCAGAAAGCTTTTCTCCAGATGCTAATGCTGAAAACATAAGTGCTAATGATATTAAAAATAATTGGATGGGATTAGATATTGGTAACAAGTCTATTGAAACTTTTAAAGAAACTTTAAAAGATTGCAAGACTATAATTTGGAATGGTCCTATGGGAGTATGTGAATTTGAGAAATTTTCTATTGGAACCCAAGAAATCGCCAAAACTTTAGTTGAATTAACGGAGAAGGGTGCTATTACTATTATTGGAGGTGGTGACTCTGTAGCTGCAATAAATAAAATAGGAGTTGTTGATAAGGTAAGTCATGTATCTACAGGAGGAGGTGCTAGCTTAGCATTGTTAAAAGATAAAACATTACCTGGTATTGCTGCTCTTGATGATATGTAGGACCATAAGCTTAACTAAATATATCAAGATCAACCTAATCAAGATATATAAGGATAGTCTTAAATATTATCCAGAGAATTATTAACATGAATAAAAAGTGCAAGTACTGGTAAAGGGTAAGCTAGTATTTCCATGATAATTAATTATTATTAATTAATACAAAGTTAACTAGTTTTTGAGGAACTACAATAGTTTTTTTAATTTCTTTTTTGTTTAGCAAACGTTTGCCAATTTCCGAATTACGAGCTAACTTCTCCAATTCTTCATTACTACTATTTGCTGGAGCTTGAATAGTTCCTTTTGTTTTTCCCATAGCTTGAATTACTATAGTAACTTCATCTAAAACTAAGGCTTGATTATCAACTGATGGCCATTTCTGTAGATGTATTGATTCTTTATATCCTAGGCTATGCCATAATTCTTCAGAAATATGAGGGGCAAAGGGTGATAACAAAGTCAAAAGAGCTACTATACCCTCTTGGTATACTGAAGAATTGATATCTTTAAAATCATTAAGTACATTACTTAATTTCATTAATTCTGCAATTGCTGTATTGAATTGATAATTTTCTTCCAAGTCTTGAGATACTTCTTTGATAATGGTATGAATAGAACGCTTTAGATCTTTTTCATTTTTAGTTAATGTTTTACTTTGTGTCTTGTTGTTTTTATTTTGTATATATAAATGAACTAGACGCCATACTCGATTTAAGAAACGAAACTGTCCCTCAACATCTGAGCTACTCCACTCTAGATCTTTTTCCGGAGGTGCTTTAAATAATATAAACATTCTCGCAGTATCTGCTCCATATTTTTCCAAGACCTCTTGTGGATCTACTCCATTATATTTAGACTTAGACATTTTCTCATAAAAGGCTTCTAAATCATCTCCTGTAACGGGATCTGTTGGTTTTGCAGAATTCACTTGATCACAGGGAATATATTTTCCTGTTTTTAAATTTTTGTATGTTATTCCTTGAACCATTCCCTGTGTTAATAAATTTTTAAAGGGTTCATTTATATCTATCAATTTTTGATTCTTTAAAAACTTTGTTAAGAAACGAGAGTACAGAAGATGTAATATTGCGTGCTCAACTCCTCCTACATATTGATCGACTGGTGCCCAATATTTAGCTTTGTCAGGATTAAATATTTCTTGAGAATTTTTGGAGTCAGTATATCTTAAGTAATACCAGGATGAATCAATAAAAGTATCCATTGTATCTGTTTCACGTTTTGCCAGTTTGCCACAATTAGGGCAAGGAACATTAACCCATTCTTTTAAGCCTTCTAAAGGAGAACTTCCACGTCCAGTAAATTCAACATTTTTCGGCAATTCTAATGGCAATTGAGAATCAGGAATAGCCACAGTACCACAATCAGAGCAATGAATGATAGGAATGGGGCAACCCCAGTAACGTTGGCGAGAAATTAACCAATCTCTTATTCTGTACTGTACTTTAGCCTCTCCAATAGAATGTTTTTTTGCATACTCAATGACAGCAGCTTTTGCATCCTCTGAATACATTCCATTAAATTGTTCTGAATTAATGATAGTGCCTGATTCTATATAGGCTTCTTTCAAAGATAATTGAGTAGTTTCTCTTGAATTTGAATTTTTGGGAATGACAACAACTTTTACAGGAAGTTGTTGTTCTGTAGCAAATTTAAAATCACGATTATCATGGGCAGGAACTCCCATTACCGCGCCTGTTCCATAGTCAAGTAGAACATAACTTGCTATAAATACGGGTATTTCATCCCCACTAAAAGGATTGATTACTTCCGCTCCTATAAAAATTCCTTTTAGTGGTTTATCATCTGCTGTACGTTCAATCTCACTCTCATTAGCTACTTCTTGAGTGAATTTTCTTATCTTTTCTTTATGTTCAGGCTTAGCTATTGTCATTACCAAAGGATGATCTGGCGCTAAGACTAAGTAAGTTACACCATAGATAGTGTCTGGACGAGTAGTAAAAATAGATATGCTTTTTTTAGTATCTTTTACAGGAAACTGTATATGTGCCCCTAAAGATTTACCTATCCAGTTTTTTTGCATTAACTTTACACTATCAGGCCATCCTTTTAAAGTATTAAGATCATTTAATAAATATTCAGCATAATCAGTAATTTTTAAGAACCATTGGCATAAGAGTTTTTTTTCTACTTTAGCGCCTGAACGCCAAGAATAACCTTCAGTATCTACCTGCTCATTTGCTAGGACAGTTTGATCAACCGGATCCCAATTCACAGTTGCTTCTTTTTGATAAGCTAGACCAACTTTATAGAATTGTAAAAACAGCCATTGTGTCCACTTATAGTAACTAGGAGAACAAGTTGTTATTTCTCTTTCCCAATCAATAGATAAACCTAATGATTGGAGTTGTTGTCTCATCTTTGCAATATTTTTTTTTGTCCACTCTTCAGGAGAAATACCACGATCAATAGCTGCGTTTTCAGCTGGAAGCCCAAAAGCATCCCATCCCATAGGATGTAAAACAGAATATCCTTGCAATCGTTTGAAACGAGCGATCACGTCAGTAATTACATAATTACGCACATGTCCCATGTGTAAGTTACCAGAAGGATAAGGAAACATTGATAAGGCGTAGAATTTTTGTTTTTCACTGTTTTCTGGGGTTTTATCTAATCCTTGCCTCAGCCACTCTTGTTGCCACTTATTTTCAATTTCTGCTGTTTTATACTGGGATTCCACTATCGTTTCTCTATTATGAACATTTTTCATTGTCAATTATCTCTGATTTTTGGAATAATCTATAAAATTTTGAAATATCAATTTATCTATAGTGTGATTGTAAAAGTTCTAAGTCTATATAATAGTCTCATAGACATAGTTAATTATATTAATAATTAAAACTTATATAAGAAAATCTAATTATATATTAGAGTATATTACAAGTAAAAAATTCTTTAAAAAAGTCACTGATATTTATACTAGTAATTTTACAAGTTGTTTACAGTTTTTATATTGCAATATAATTGAATTTTGATCTTTAATGGATTAATGTTTAATTTTGAGTAAAACAATTGTTAGATTCTCTTCAACAAAATATCAAAACCCTATTTCCGTTTCAGTTAGATAAGTTTCAACAAGATTCTATTAACGCTTTAAATCAAGGTAAATCGCTTGTTGTATGTGCTCCCACTGGCTCAGGTAAGACACTAATTGGAGAATATGCTATTTATCGTGCATTAAATCTTAAACAAAGAGTTTTTTATACTACACCTCTTAAAGCTCTTTCTAATCAAAAGTTTAGAGATTTTAGGGAAAAATTTGCTATTCAAAACGAAAAAATTGATGAAAGTATGGTGGGATTAATCACAGGAGATACCGTACTTAATGCGAATGCTTCTATTGTCATTATGACTACTGAGATATTTCGTAATATGCTTTATGAAACTCTTATAGGCCAAGTTGGAACATCATTAGATAATGTTGCCACAGTAATTTTAGATGAGTGTCACTACATTAGTAATCGTAGTCGCGG contains:
- the leuS gene encoding leucine--tRNA ligase; the protein is MKNVHNRETIVESQYKTAEIENKWQQEWLRQGLDKTPENSEKQKFYALSMFPYPSGNLHMGHVRNYVITDVIARFKRLQGYSVLHPMGWDAFGLPAENAAIDRGISPEEWTKKNIAKMRQQLQSLGLSIDWEREITTCSPSYYKWTQWLFLQFYKVGLAYQKEATVNWDPVDQTVLANEQVDTEGYSWRSGAKVEKKLLCQWFLKITDYAEYLLNDLNTLKGWPDSVKLMQKNWIGKSLGAHIQFPVKDTKKSISIFTTRPDTIYGVTYLVLAPDHPLVMTIAKPEHKEKIRKFTQEVANESEIERTADDKPLKGIFIGAEVINPFSGDEIPVFIASYVLLDYGTGAVMGVPAHDNRDFKFATEQQLPVKVVVIPKNSNSRETTQLSLKEAYIESGTIINSEQFNGMYSEDAKAAVIEYAKKHSIGEAKVQYRIRDWLISRQRYWGCPIPIIHCSDCGTVAIPDSQLPLELPKNVEFTGRGSSPLEGLKEWVNVPCPNCGKLAKRETDTMDTFIDSSWYYLRYTDSKNSQEIFNPDKAKYWAPVDQYVGGVEHAILHLLYSRFLTKFLKNQKLIDINEPFKNLLTQGMVQGITYKNLKTGKYIPCDQVNSAKPTDPVTGDDLEAFYEKMSKSKYNGVDPQEVLEKYGADTARMFILFKAPPEKDLEWSSSDVEGQFRFLNRVWRLVHLYIQNKNNKTQSKTLTKNEKDLKRSIHTIIKEVSQDLEENYQFNTAIAELMKLSNVLNDFKDINSSVYQEGIVALLTLLSPFAPHISEELWHSLGYKESIHLQKWPSVDNQALVLDEVTIVIQAMGKTKGTIQAPANSSNEELEKLARNSEIGKRLLNKKEIKKTIVVPQKLVNFVLINNN